A genomic region of Candidatus Eremiobacteraceae bacterium contains the following coding sequences:
- a CDS encoding GNAT family N-acetyltransferase, which yields MHEIAAAKIRQLTAAEIDVAKDMRHKMILELDGRDADEAYPGWRERYVEFYSTRMAQGHAALFVAETEGRPLGVAAVYLLKNHRSTIFARPSAYVSNVWVEPTGRRKGIASALTRMTIEWARAKGCEVVRLRSSQMGRPVYTLMGFTPSDEMELRLDEPEHP from the coding sequence ATGCACGAGATCGCCGCGGCGAAGATCCGCCAGCTGACCGCCGCTGAGATCGACGTCGCGAAAGACATGCGTCATAAGATGATCCTCGAGCTCGACGGCCGCGATGCCGACGAGGCGTATCCCGGTTGGCGCGAGCGCTACGTCGAGTTCTACAGCACGAGGATGGCGCAGGGACATGCCGCGCTCTTCGTGGCCGAGACGGAGGGGCGCCCGCTAGGCGTCGCTGCCGTATACTTATTGAAGAATCATCGCAGCACGATCTTCGCACGTCCTTCGGCATACGTCAGCAACGTGTGGGTGGAACCCACCGGGCGCCGCAAGGGCATCGCGTCGGCGCTGACGAGGATGACGATCGAGTGGGCGCGCGCCAAAGGCTGCGAAGTCGTCCGTCTCCGGTCGTCGCAGATGGGCAGACCGGTCTATACCTTGATGGGATTCACGCCGAGCGACGAGATGGAGCTGCGCCTCGACGAACCGGAGCACCCTTAA
- a CDS encoding aminotransferase class I/II-fold pyridoxal phosphate-dependent enzyme codes for MRIAEFKLERYFARWEFVAKLLLGSSDAESFGLEELLTLADDDSRKLWRDMRFGYTESPGHPELREAIARNYDGISADDVLVFAGAEEAIFTFANVALAAGDHAVVMWPAYQSLHETARAAGADVSLLRLRYDKAWALDPDQLASLVRPTTACVVFNIPHNPTGAIPERRAFEASVTLCERTGARLFVDEVYRYGELDEKNRLPAACEASPTAVSLGGLAKPFGLAGLRIGWIATRDRPFLRRLAAFKDYLTICSSAPSELLAIAALRARDRVLARNKAIALANLSLLDELFARRAEELEWIRPPSWPIGFPRLLRAEPIEEFAARLVEHTGVMIAPETIFDHRGNHFRIGFGRRDMPRALERFEAFLDA; via the coding sequence ATGCGCATCGCCGAATTCAAGCTCGAACGCTACTTCGCGCGCTGGGAATTCGTAGCGAAACTGCTTCTCGGCTCGTCCGACGCTGAGTCATTCGGGCTTGAAGAACTCCTGACACTCGCCGACGATGACAGCCGCAAGCTTTGGCGCGATATGCGGTTCGGCTATACCGAATCCCCGGGGCATCCGGAATTGCGCGAGGCCATCGCGCGAAACTACGACGGCATCAGCGCTGATGACGTCCTCGTGTTCGCCGGCGCCGAAGAAGCGATCTTCACGTTTGCGAACGTCGCGCTCGCCGCGGGTGATCACGCCGTCGTCATGTGGCCGGCGTACCAGTCGCTCCACGAGACGGCGCGTGCCGCAGGCGCGGATGTCTCGCTCCTGCGCCTCCGCTACGACAAGGCGTGGGCGCTCGATCCCGACCAGCTCGCGTCGCTCGTGCGGCCGACGACCGCTTGCGTCGTGTTCAACATCCCGCACAATCCGACGGGCGCCATTCCCGAACGCCGAGCTTTTGAGGCCTCCGTCACGCTGTGCGAACGCACCGGTGCGCGCCTTTTCGTCGACGAGGTCTATCGCTATGGCGAGCTCGACGAAAAGAATCGGCTGCCCGCAGCGTGCGAGGCGTCGCCGACCGCGGTCAGTCTCGGCGGTCTCGCGAAACCGTTCGGCCTCGCCGGACTACGGATCGGATGGATCGCGACAAGAGACCGGCCGTTTCTCCGGCGCCTCGCCGCCTTCAAGGATTATCTCACCATTTGCAGCTCAGCCCCGAGCGAACTGCTCGCGATCGCCGCATTGCGGGCGCGCGACCGAGTGCTTGCACGTAACAAGGCGATCGCGCTGGCGAATCTCTCGTTGCTCGACGAGCTCTTCGCACGTCGAGCGGAAGAACTTGAATGGATCCGGCCGCCGTCTTGGCCGATCGGCTTTCCGCGACTGCTCAGGGCCGAGCCTATCGAAGAGTTCGCTGCACGGCTTGTCGAGCACACCGGCGTCATGATCGCACCCGAGACGATCTTCGATCATCGCGGCAATCATTTCCGCATCGGATTTGGGCGGCGAGATATGCCGCGGGCTCTCGAGCGCTTCGAGGCGTTCCTCGACGCTTAA
- a CDS encoding pyridoxamine 5'-phosphate oxidase family protein, with protein MKKIEPTKRTRVVREPHRGVYDRESTYSILDEALVCHIGFVVDGQPYVIPTLFARIGDIVYFHGSAASRMLRQIGAGAPMSLTVTLVDGIVLARSVFNHSMNYRSVVVLGTATVVDDVDSKRDALAAFTDKLLKGRWGDARPPTENELAATSVLRLPLEEFSAKVRTGPPIDKDEDLALPVWAGVLPLRVVAGDPIPDAGCDPTSTPPRFDRFERV; from the coding sequence ATGAAAAAAATCGAGCCGACGAAGCGAACGCGCGTCGTCCGCGAACCACATCGCGGCGTCTACGACCGCGAATCGACCTATAGTATCCTCGACGAGGCGCTCGTCTGCCATATCGGTTTCGTAGTTGACGGCCAGCCGTACGTCATCCCGACCTTATTCGCGCGCATCGGCGACATCGTCTATTTCCACGGATCCGCTGCCAGCCGGATGCTCCGCCAAATCGGCGCCGGCGCTCCGATGAGCTTGACGGTGACGCTCGTCGACGGCATCGTGCTCGCACGCTCGGTGTTCAACCATTCGATGAACTATCGCTCCGTCGTCGTCCTCGGCACCGCGACCGTCGTCGACGACGTCGATTCAAAACGCGACGCGCTCGCCGCGTTCACCGATAAACTGCTCAAGGGGCGCTGGGGAGACGCGCGGCCGCCGACCGAGAACGAGCTCGCAGCGACCTCGGTTCTCCGTCTGCCGCTCGAAGAGTTCTCGGCGAAGGTGCGTACCGGGCCGCCCATCGACAAGGATGAAGATCTGGCGCTGCCGGTTTGGGCGGGCGTGCTTCCGCTGCGCGTCGTGGCGGGCGATCCGATCCCGGATGCGGGCTGCGATCCGACATCGACGCCTCCTCGATTCGACCGTTTCGAAAGGGTGTAA
- a CDS encoding peptide ABC transporter substrate-binding protein produces the protein MKRALGAVLMTAFALASAGCTPFAWPARAVETHANSWTRDGLLRMVGATKPDNLNPLLGTQVIDTDLAMFWGAYLFSLNGANDMRPELALTTPTVENGGVSADGLRITYHLRRGVLWQDGEPFTAADVVYTWRQVMNPRNDVGSRQGYELVRRIDTPDPYTVVVHLRHKWAPFVATFFAMSATTYPIMPKHVLSKYASINDAPFNEVPLGTGPFRVVSDENGDIKMVANDKYWRGQPKIHEIDFTVAPSDEAALELVKDHKVDFYVDAAQALEPQLHGIRGMTVYLYPFTRFSDIGFNLSRPQLRDVRVRRALAYATDREQLITHVTHGVNLPTNSDQPAFSWAHSDDVHKYPYDPRLAAHLLDEAGWDLHPDGLRYRDGKPLRLVMVGDSGSSTTTDAEQWIRLQWREVGVDLVVRNYSSDKLYSSQAEGGVEQLGHFDVAFEEWANGVDPDESQLFLCSLRPPAGWNIYNYCDPALDAAEGRALTDHGRAARKADYQRVQLVLTDDLPIFVIWFQQRQDVVNVDLKNYRPAQAVSPFWNSWQWEI, from the coding sequence GTGAAGCGAGCGCTCGGAGCCGTTCTCATGACCGCCTTTGCGCTCGCCAGCGCGGGTTGCACGCCTTTCGCGTGGCCGGCGAGAGCGGTCGAGACGCACGCGAACTCGTGGACCCGCGATGGGCTGCTTCGCATGGTGGGAGCGACGAAACCGGACAACCTGAACCCGTTGCTCGGCACGCAGGTGATCGACACGGATCTCGCCATGTTCTGGGGCGCGTATCTGTTCTCGCTCAACGGCGCGAACGACATGCGCCCCGAGCTCGCGTTGACGACGCCGACCGTCGAGAACGGCGGTGTCAGCGCCGACGGCTTGCGAATCACGTATCATCTGAGGCGCGGGGTCCTGTGGCAGGACGGCGAGCCTTTCACGGCCGCGGACGTCGTCTACACGTGGCGCCAGGTGATGAACCCGCGTAACGACGTCGGCAGCCGCCAGGGCTACGAGCTCGTGAGGCGGATCGACACGCCGGACCCATACACGGTCGTCGTCCACCTACGGCACAAGTGGGCGCCGTTCGTCGCGACGTTCTTCGCGATGTCCGCGACGACGTATCCGATCATGCCCAAGCACGTATTGAGCAAGTACGCGAGCATCAACGACGCGCCGTTCAACGAGGTGCCGCTCGGCACGGGCCCGTTCAGGGTGGTCTCCGACGAAAACGGCGACATCAAGATGGTCGCGAACGATAAGTACTGGCGCGGGCAGCCGAAGATCCATGAGATCGATTTCACCGTGGCACCGAGCGATGAGGCGGCGCTCGAGCTGGTCAAAGACCACAAGGTCGACTTCTACGTCGACGCCGCGCAGGCGCTCGAGCCGCAGCTCCACGGCATCCGCGGCATGACGGTCTACCTCTACCCGTTCACGCGCTTCAGCGACATCGGATTCAACCTTTCGCGGCCGCAGCTCCGCGACGTGCGCGTGCGTCGCGCGCTCGCGTACGCGACCGATCGCGAACAGCTCATCACGCACGTGACGCACGGCGTGAACCTGCCGACGAACAGCGATCAGCCGGCGTTCTCGTGGGCGCACTCGGACGACGTCCACAAGTACCCGTACGATCCGCGCCTCGCCGCTCATCTGCTCGACGAGGCGGGTTGGGATCTTCACCCCGACGGCCTGCGCTATCGCGATGGCAAGCCGCTGCGGCTCGTCATGGTCGGCGATTCGGGGTCGTCGACGACGACCGACGCCGAGCAATGGATAAGACTGCAGTGGCGCGAGGTCGGCGTCGACCTCGTCGTCCGCAACTACTCTTCCGACAAGCTGTATTCGAGTCAGGCGGAGGGCGGCGTCGAACAGCTCGGACATTTCGACGTCGCGTTCGAGGAGTGGGCGAATGGCGTCGACCCGGACGAGTCGCAGTTGTTCCTCTGCTCGCTGAGGCCTCCAGCCGGCTGGAACATTTACAACTACTGCGATCCGGCGCTCGACGCGGCGGAAGGACGCGCGCTCACGGACCACGGGCGGGCGGCGCGAAAGGCTGATTATCAGCGCGTGCAGTTAGTGTTGACCGACGACCTGCCGATCTTCGTCATCTGGTTCCAGCAGCGCCAAGACGTCGTCAACGTCGATCTGAAGAACTACCGACCCGCGCAGGCCGTGAGTCCGTTCTGGAACTCCTGGCAGTGGGAGATCTGA
- a CDS encoding EAL domain-containing protein produces MGPRVSSDGSSLGREQTRRSKVVVSFLVAIAFAGAVYNYQSISSAFAHTESLYNARQLTQQMVGSLFREESSMRGYTSTRDPEYLKPYRQAHNDFERQLDDLRSYMWNVGLSGTQPYIVDVGRVHDQWSDMVAGPLIHDPAGELAQSRQRTGELLFDTLDDDVGWLNQTVDEQAQASGGVARFRVIVAVVELAIMTLVFIVTTVGMYRNNRRVEHRYLQELTDANTSLVNAQRVARVGNWTRDLRSGKLTWSDEMCRIFGVDKSEIREGLLREFDHPEDAPQVNRIVRAAEHEYAPYSVDHRIIRADGSISHIQEQAEYAFDSAGLPAQLIGTLLDVTRRKQAEDQLAHLAHHDALTGLPNRLLLLERLTQLLSFAQRHGRSLAVLYLDLDRFKIVNDTLGHGVGDEVLKAAAERLARAVRGSDTVARPGGDEFIVILSDAATEADVRTVADKIVAAFDAPFLVGDDEFFISTSIGIALYPRDGVDVDTLIKNADAAMYHAKDTGRNNVQYYTAALHEATLRRLSLESELRRAIERDEFVIHYQPIVALSDGRITGFEALVRWQHPTRGLMLPDNFIPLAEDTGLIVPLGDWVLDQACRQQKEWERLDCPSGRVTVNISARQFQQRDLVDTVRRCVERHGISPGTLELELTESLVMSNVKATMDALVQLREMGVGVSMDDFGTGYSSFSYLKNFPISSIKIDRSFIDDLTVDPFDDAISLAIITLAKSLRIRVIAEGVEKQVQLLKLRRLGCDEAQGIHFSGPVPAEATIRLFDRFRRLQA; encoded by the coding sequence ATGGGGCCCCGCGTGTCGTCCGACGGCTCATCGCTCGGCCGTGAGCAGACGCGCCGCAGCAAGGTCGTCGTTTCGTTCCTGGTCGCGATCGCGTTCGCCGGCGCAGTCTACAACTATCAATCGATCTCGAGCGCGTTCGCGCACACCGAGTCGCTGTACAACGCGCGTCAGCTGACGCAGCAGATGGTCGGTTCGCTCTTCCGCGAAGAGTCGAGCATGCGCGGTTACACGAGCACGCGCGATCCCGAATATCTCAAGCCCTATAGGCAGGCGCATAACGACTTCGAGCGCCAGCTCGACGATCTGCGCAGCTACATGTGGAACGTCGGACTGAGCGGCACGCAGCCGTACATCGTCGACGTCGGACGCGTCCACGACCAGTGGAGCGACATGGTCGCGGGCCCGCTCATCCACGATCCGGCCGGCGAGCTCGCGCAGAGCCGCCAGCGTACCGGCGAGCTCTTGTTCGACACGCTCGACGACGACGTCGGCTGGCTCAACCAAACGGTCGACGAACAAGCCCAAGCGTCCGGCGGCGTCGCCCGCTTCCGCGTGATCGTCGCGGTCGTCGAGCTAGCGATCATGACGCTCGTCTTCATCGTCACGACGGTCGGCATGTACAGGAACAACCGGCGCGTCGAACACCGCTACTTGCAAGAGCTCACCGACGCGAACACGAGCCTCGTCAACGCCCAGCGCGTCGCGCGCGTGGGCAACTGGACACGTGATCTGCGCAGCGGGAAACTCACGTGGTCCGACGAGATGTGCCGGATTTTCGGCGTCGACAAGAGCGAGATCCGAGAAGGTTTGCTCCGCGAGTTCGATCACCCGGAAGACGCACCGCAGGTCAACCGGATCGTGCGAGCGGCCGAGCACGAGTACGCTCCGTACAGCGTCGATCATCGTATCATCCGCGCTGACGGCTCGATCTCACACATCCAGGAACAGGCTGAGTACGCGTTCGATTCCGCCGGTTTGCCGGCCCAGCTCATCGGTACGCTGCTCGACGTCACGCGACGCAAGCAGGCCGAGGATCAACTCGCGCACCTCGCGCACCACGACGCGCTGACCGGGCTGCCGAACCGGCTGCTCCTTCTCGAGCGATTGACGCAGCTGCTCTCGTTCGCGCAGCGACATGGCCGTTCGCTCGCCGTGCTCTACCTCGACCTCGATCGCTTCAAGATCGTCAACGACACGCTTGGCCACGGCGTCGGCGACGAAGTGCTCAAGGCCGCAGCCGAGCGGCTCGCGCGCGCGGTGCGTGGGAGCGACACGGTCGCGCGTCCTGGCGGCGACGAGTTCATCGTCATCCTATCGGACGCCGCCACCGAAGCTGACGTGCGTACCGTCGCCGACAAGATCGTCGCAGCCTTCGATGCGCCCTTCCTGGTCGGAGACGACGAGTTTTTCATCTCGACGAGCATCGGTATCGCGCTCTATCCGCGTGACGGGGTCGACGTGGATACGCTAATCAAGAACGCCGACGCTGCGATGTATCATGCGAAGGACACGGGCCGGAACAACGTCCAGTACTACACGGCGGCGCTCCATGAGGCGACGCTTCGCCGGCTCTCGCTCGAAAGCGAGCTGCGCCGTGCGATCGAGCGCGACGAGTTCGTCATCCACTACCAGCCGATCGTCGCGCTGTCGGACGGACGCATCACCGGTTTCGAAGCGCTCGTGCGCTGGCAACACCCGACGCGCGGCCTCATGCTCCCGGACAATTTCATCCCGCTCGCCGAAGACACGGGTCTCATCGTGCCGCTCGGCGACTGGGTTCTGGATCAGGCGTGCCGCCAGCAGAAGGAGTGGGAGCGGCTTGATTGCCCGAGCGGCCGCGTCACCGTCAACATCTCCGCGCGACAGTTCCAGCAGCGCGACCTCGTCGATACGGTTCGCCGCTGCGTCGAGCGCCACGGGATCTCGCCCGGGACCCTCGAGCTCGAGCTGACCGAAAGCCTCGTCATGAGCAACGTGAAAGCGACGATGGACGCGCTCGTGCAGCTGCGCGAGATGGGCGTCGGCGTTTCGATGGACGACTTCGGCACCGGCTACAGCTCGTTCAGCTATCTCAAGAATTTCCCCATCTCTTCGATCAAGATCGACCGATCGTTCATCGACGATCTCACGGTCGATCCGTTCGACGACGCTATCTCGCTTGCGATCATCACGCTCGCGAAAAGTTTGCGCATCCGCGTCATCGCCGAGGGCGTCGAAAAGCAGGTCCAACTGCTCAAGCTGCGACGCCTTGGCTGCGACGAGGCGCAAGGCATCCACTTCAGCGGCCCGGTCCCCGCCGAAGCGACGATCCGGCTCTTCGACCGCTTCCGGAGATTGCAGGCGTGA